From the Acidobacteriota bacterium genome, the window GCGATTATCGCGACGGCGCGCAAGTTCCTGGGGGTGATCTACCGGACGCTGAAGAACAAATGGGTGTTCGCAGACTTCCCCCATTTCGTCCTCGCCGAGGGCTAACAACCACCTCGGAGTAGA encodes:
- a CDS encoding IS110 family transposase; this translates as AIIATARKFLGVIYRTLKNKWVFADFPHFVLAEG